One stretch of Pseudobacteriovorax antillogorgiicola DNA includes these proteins:
- a CDS encoding DMT family transporter, whose amino-acid sequence MMTVKPNLSLRYGLLAIFLWSTVASAFALTLELVSVYQLLCLSSLTSLLALALAMLVTRKWTKLLELRISQWLQLIGLSLLNPILYYICLFSAYDRLKPQIAQSINFSWPLFLALGSTLIGGQGKNRSSLMFMIPSFLGLLLITSQGQSFSGITSNGAGILFAFLSAIIWASYWIISSQINIDALVKLFAVFLVATPILALISWLDAPSAWLNYNPKAILGSLYIGLFEMGLTFFLWLKALEHSNDKVMLSNLSFLSPTLSLIWIQVILGESISLFTWVGFALILCGNGAPQISSSIRRKMTSQS is encoded by the coding sequence ATGATGACAGTTAAACCAAACCTTAGCCTACGTTACGGCTTGCTTGCTATCTTTCTATGGTCAACGGTAGCCTCAGCCTTTGCACTGACTCTAGAACTTGTATCTGTATACCAGCTACTATGCCTGTCGTCTCTGACGTCTCTTCTAGCTTTAGCCTTGGCCATGCTTGTGACTAGAAAATGGACTAAACTTCTTGAACTTAGAATAAGTCAATGGCTTCAACTTATAGGCCTATCCCTACTCAATCCAATCCTCTACTATATCTGTCTGTTTTCCGCCTACGACCGCCTAAAACCTCAGATTGCACAATCTATAAATTTCAGTTGGCCCTTGTTTTTAGCATTAGGATCTACTCTAATTGGCGGTCAAGGAAAAAATCGATCTAGTCTAATGTTTATGATTCCAAGCTTTCTGGGGCTTTTACTTATCACCAGCCAAGGACAAAGCTTTAGTGGGATCACCAGCAACGGTGCTGGTATTCTCTTCGCGTTCCTTTCGGCGATCATCTGGGCTAGCTACTGGATCATAAGCAGCCAAATTAATATTGATGCACTCGTTAAGTTATTTGCTGTATTTCTCGTCGCAACACCTATTCTTGCCCTAATTTCCTGGCTTGACGCCCCATCTGCATGGCTAAACTATAATCCAAAGGCAATTCTAGGCTCACTGTACATTGGGCTTTTTGAAATGGGATTGACCTTCTTTCTTTGGCTGAAAGCCTTGGAACACAGCAACGATAAAGTCATGCTCTCGAACCTGAGCTTTCTGTCACCGACCCTATCACTGATTTGGATTCAAGTGATCCTCGGTGAATCGATTAGCCTCTTTACCTGGGTCGGCTTTGCTCTCATTCTTTGTGGCAACGGCGCGCCTCAGATCAGTTCTTCCATACGCCGAAAAATGACATCTCAATCTTAG
- a CDS encoding response regulator: MKVLIADDEPEIIDLIVELLPSGSLPRIVHDGFEALTICQKERFDIIISDYNMPHMNGYQFVKKLREGSSRNRDTPVMMISGYLAAAQKKSEHLSDITFFDKPLDFDRFEAFIDKFQAEHDPVETHLELMVSQSRIKKCLVIDDDPEILILICDIMKEHDFIAQSCESASDALALGIKMLEDFDLIISDLKMPQMDGFELTAKLHKFGVYTPIIGVTGLDDEGEELFKQDDKRTRSKPDFILKKPFRYQDIEELKDKLGFGSPELKKPA, from the coding sequence ATGAAAGTACTAATCGCGGATGATGAACCCGAAATCATAGACTTAATTGTCGAATTGCTTCCCAGTGGAAGCTTGCCACGGATCGTGCATGACGGCTTCGAAGCCTTGACCATTTGTCAAAAAGAGAGATTCGACATCATCATTTCAGACTACAATATGCCACACATGAACGGCTACCAGTTCGTGAAGAAGCTTCGAGAAGGTTCCTCCCGAAACCGAGATACGCCGGTCATGATGATTTCTGGGTACTTAGCTGCTGCACAGAAAAAGTCTGAGCATTTGAGCGACATTACTTTTTTTGACAAGCCCCTGGATTTCGACCGTTTCGAAGCCTTCATCGATAAATTTCAGGCCGAGCACGACCCCGTAGAGACCCATCTCGAACTGATGGTGAGCCAGTCACGGATAAAGAAATGCCTCGTCATCGACGATGACCCAGAAATCCTGATCCTCATATGCGATATCATGAAGGAACATGACTTCATCGCCCAATCATGTGAGTCTGCTAGCGATGCTTTAGCACTTGGGATTAAGATGCTTGAAGACTTTGATCTCATTATCAGTGACCTAAAAATGCCTCAAATGGACGGCTTTGAACTGACAGCAAAGCTTCATAAATTTGGCGTCTACACTCCAATCATAGGTGTCACCGGTCTAGATGATGAGGGGGAAGAGCTATTCAAGCAAGACGATAAGCGGACGCGGAGCAAACCAGACTTTATCCTAAAAAAGCCCTTTCGATACCAAGATATCGAAGAACTTAAAGATAAGCTTGGCTTTGGATCCCCTGAACTCAAAAAGCCTGCTTAG
- a CDS encoding ATP-binding protein, translating to MNWLVILFAMLYTGVALAKTGKSEPDCFSCRIEIKSLDEGIPLSGTWRFTRHDHIRNADPKTSTAAWPIIETPGSWDKAYPDKKVYRIGWYRGELYFAKELIGQEVVVLLDAYMSGLRFYVDGDLKFERGGQNSHDKYFSIQPIPVRFKVTKSHHTIAFRIDTILMTGVYQLPFKIVSYKKQDFWVSIYKSWGGELRFVSSFIVVFFGLFFFLIYMKTKSTLYLVAGLSGICIYPFYGLPGDMLIRFFEPESLLLLHYTGLGSLAAFHGLFAQHFYKFYPRFNKINLAINGLFILLFFGMTVSFDLKLFQYVRKLIFLYAISVAAQYIYVLFKAQKKHKMALPLFIGETLMVFCAAHDILLALGVIKSITLLFFGTLVATGSILFVASSLFANTYVENRKLLKSVEHVNRNLEGIVAQRTSELEEKSRDVRTMLESLPQGVLLICSELQIHKEYSSYLETIIGQSNLANKNIFKVLLSRTDLSKDQLDQINSTLMCSYENDRINFEANCELLPHEVRFHQGDSTKVLSLVWSPVVDSGDCIDKILLCVRDITAVVELENCSRKQERELKIVGEILDAGTVRFKRFKAAALESVTHCLGIANRETFDHDTKASLYRIIHTIKGNARTLDFSLITEFSHDLETQLENESIEYESLVTALRSLQKLLMEYGQIAREKLNVGVQSQGDEVLSKEQVIQVLNINEDSDLEHLKQQIKEVKDLLASQYMVSIEESLSPIIESVPQLARELGKQPPQVIAEGLDIHIPQSVSTTIQDSLGHLIRNAMDHGIEHADDRVAKGKDPVGRIKLHFWEADQKLYFQLKDDGQGMSIQRMRRKAQELGVGQKLNTVEDIASLVFTSGFSTKEHVTEVSGRGVGMNAVYHFFKDRGGHIEIRVDGANDKDFISFHVAGWLPLLIKEDVA from the coding sequence ATGAATTGGCTTGTGATCCTGTTTGCCATGCTGTACACCGGCGTTGCTCTCGCAAAAACTGGAAAGTCTGAACCAGACTGCTTTTCCTGTCGTATTGAAATCAAGAGTCTAGATGAAGGAATTCCTCTTTCGGGAACTTGGAGGTTTACGCGTCACGATCACATTCGAAATGCAGACCCGAAGACGTCTACTGCTGCTTGGCCAATTATTGAAACCCCAGGTAGCTGGGATAAGGCTTACCCTGATAAGAAGGTTTACCGCATCGGTTGGTATCGTGGTGAGCTATACTTTGCGAAGGAGCTCATCGGTCAGGAGGTTGTAGTTCTTCTCGATGCCTACATGAGTGGGTTACGGTTCTATGTAGACGGTGACCTAAAGTTTGAACGAGGTGGGCAGAACTCTCACGATAAGTATTTTTCAATTCAACCCATTCCTGTTCGCTTCAAGGTGACCAAGTCTCATCATACCATTGCGTTTCGGATAGATACGATTCTGATGACTGGTGTCTATCAGCTTCCATTTAAAATTGTTAGCTATAAGAAACAGGACTTTTGGGTATCCATATATAAATCTTGGGGCGGCGAACTTCGATTTGTTTCGTCGTTCATCGTGGTGTTTTTCGGATTGTTCTTCTTCCTGATATATATGAAAACCAAATCAACTCTTTACTTGGTGGCAGGGCTATCAGGTATCTGTATCTATCCATTCTACGGCCTGCCGGGCGATATGTTGATTCGCTTTTTCGAACCAGAATCCTTGCTGTTGCTGCATTATACGGGGCTAGGTTCGTTAGCTGCATTTCACGGACTTTTTGCACAACACTTCTATAAGTTTTACCCAAGATTCAATAAGATCAATCTGGCGATCAATGGACTATTCATACTTCTGTTTTTTGGGATGACAGTTTCATTTGATCTCAAACTCTTTCAGTATGTACGTAAGCTGATTTTCTTGTATGCGATCAGTGTCGCAGCGCAGTATATTTACGTTCTTTTTAAAGCACAGAAAAAACACAAGATGGCCCTGCCGCTGTTCATTGGTGAAACTCTGATGGTCTTCTGCGCGGCTCATGATATCCTGTTGGCGCTTGGAGTGATCAAGTCTATTACACTACTGTTCTTTGGAACTTTGGTTGCGACCGGATCTATTTTGTTCGTGGCCTCTAGTCTTTTTGCAAATACCTATGTGGAAAACCGAAAATTATTGAAGAGTGTTGAGCATGTTAATCGCAACCTGGAAGGAATAGTTGCCCAAAGAACATCGGAGCTCGAAGAAAAGTCACGGGATGTGAGGACTATGTTGGAATCACTTCCTCAGGGTGTTCTTCTGATCTGTAGTGAACTACAGATTCATAAGGAGTATTCCAGCTATCTTGAAACTATTATTGGGCAATCAAATTTAGCCAACAAAAATATTTTTAAAGTCTTGCTAAGTCGTACAGATCTTAGCAAGGATCAACTTGATCAAATCAATAGTACACTAATGTGTTCTTATGAAAATGATCGTATCAACTTCGAAGCCAATTGCGAGTTACTTCCCCATGAAGTCCGATTCCATCAGGGTGATAGTACTAAAGTTCTATCACTGGTATGGTCCCCGGTGGTTGATAGTGGCGATTGCATTGATAAGATATTGCTCTGTGTCCGCGACATTACCGCTGTGGTTGAGCTTGAGAATTGTAGTCGAAAGCAGGAGCGAGAGCTAAAAATCGTTGGTGAAATTCTTGACGCTGGTACCGTTCGGTTCAAAAGATTTAAGGCAGCGGCACTGGAGTCGGTGACTCACTGCCTTGGAATTGCTAATCGAGAGACTTTCGATCACGATACCAAGGCAAGCCTATATCGGATTATTCATACAATCAAAGGCAATGCGCGGACATTGGACTTCAGTCTTATTACAGAGTTTAGTCACGACTTAGAAACTCAGCTGGAGAATGAAAGCATTGAATATGAAAGCCTAGTTACAGCCCTGCGTAGTCTACAAAAATTGCTAATGGAGTATGGACAAATTGCGCGAGAAAAATTGAATGTTGGAGTGCAGAGCCAAGGTGATGAGGTATTGAGTAAAGAGCAGGTTATTCAGGTGCTAAATATTAACGAGGATAGCGATCTTGAGCACTTGAAGCAGCAGATTAAGGAGGTCAAAGACCTTCTGGCCAGTCAGTACATGGTATCGATTGAGGAATCCTTATCTCCTATTATTGAATCAGTTCCTCAGCTGGCCAGAGAGCTAGGCAAGCAACCGCCCCAGGTCATTGCTGAGGGACTAGATATTCATATTCCCCAATCAGTATCTACCACGATTCAAGATTCATTAGGGCATTTAATCCGTAATGCTATGGATCATGGAATTGAGCATGCAGATGATCGTGTGGCGAAGGGAAAGGATCCTGTCGGCCGAATCAAGCTTCATTTCTGGGAGGCGGATCAAAAGCTATACTTTCAATTAAAGGATGATGGTCAAGGAATGTCGATTCAGAGGATGAGGCGAAAGGCTCAAGAACTTGGAGTTGGCCAAAAACTCAATACGGTGGAAGACATTGCTTCCCTTGTATTCACCAGCGGCTTCTCTACCAAAGAACATGTCACAGAAGTTTCAGGTCGAGGTGTAGGAATGAATGCTGTTTATCATTTTTTCAAGGATCGTGGTGGGCATATAGAAATACGTGTTGATGGTGCAAATGATAAGGACTTCATAAGCTTTCATGTTGCAGGATGGTTACCTCTCTTGATCAAAGAAGATGTTGCTTAA
- a CDS encoding Hpt domain-containing protein encodes MVDYCKSLVILSLLGITGIGFSSPKAVETSGGVISLPTSFEDVAHTERVDIEVIGDWRFSDHHQTEMNWARFDRLPLKAVVHGNPDFLMFSKEPSIGSYVLAIESHEARKLALGLELVLASAEIRLVSADQGQVIYRDPLFDRFPDDPGYRQNARLTVSLLLRPGLNYLIYNYQQKPLVKRSGAYTNVGFTSFPRIATLEALRRSYDLDQMWLLIPLGIVGCLAIYSGLIYLSRGREDLDSLLLFLFNVFIFFKELASQRILSRIFDDQAFMTISGLGIGGPLVAASIAFKILKERHNTKFSNALLRLHTANTIFFILHALTLSNIRWLPMVDELTPLFVMVNAFLFFIMFVPYSIFIAVKSHSADLILFTCGILLLAAGVLSDFLNSQMHLGWPWFSMWGAVGMSLLLAKNNSTMFAQAYDRTKLLLHELELKNSQVEELNRSLERKVRERTYRLRSLLEHIPQGILSLGRGGLIEENYSLQLETILGTSKIAHESFQSVVINRIETSQDTRDQIWQTLLCSIDEPTFNFEVNEDKLPSEIDFRTPEGREKTLQVTWNIETDESEEVVDHILVTMLDISAEVEARDRLAQKDADLRIISQLIEVGADKANQFFGTGEQLLEECRSLLTQYSNKEDDLKILFINVHTLKGSARSVGFSAIAAELHQIETDFAGILRYQKTVNQLELRQRMDSILRLYEHYRDINRNVLGRENSFSKITIDRELIEEGLALLGALEGQDLPHKIVKGLRRSKEELQSLVKTPLRDTIQDAMKLSEKVARDLGKPKPRISIDCENWSIGYEDELIIRKAFVHIIRNSLDHGIEAPEERTALGKRAEGLLTVKVAKKSGQFLITFFDDGRGLDLDKLRSKLEDQALLPPDTSPEKLAESIFLPGVSTKQTVSQISGRGIGMDAIRKFLRERDGDVTIALGSAIEAGRYSFSLILTLPAESR; translated from the coding sequence ATGGTCGACTACTGCAAATCACTCGTGATTCTGAGCCTTCTCGGAATTACCGGTATTGGCTTTTCCAGCCCAAAAGCTGTGGAAACGTCTGGTGGGGTAATTTCTCTGCCTACCAGTTTCGAAGATGTTGCGCATACTGAGCGTGTGGATATAGAAGTCATCGGTGACTGGCGGTTTTCAGATCATCATCAAACAGAGATGAACTGGGCCCGATTTGATAGACTACCATTAAAGGCTGTTGTTCACGGCAATCCAGACTTCTTAATGTTTTCCAAGGAACCATCCATTGGCAGCTATGTTCTCGCGATTGAAAGTCATGAGGCGCGTAAATTGGCTCTTGGTCTAGAACTCGTACTAGCAAGTGCTGAAATACGGCTCGTATCCGCTGACCAAGGCCAGGTAATCTATCGCGATCCCCTGTTTGATCGCTTTCCAGATGACCCCGGCTATCGACAGAATGCTCGTCTAACCGTCTCCCTTCTGCTTCGCCCAGGACTGAACTATCTGATTTATAACTACCAACAAAAACCGTTGGTCAAACGTAGTGGCGCTTACACCAACGTTGGTTTCACGAGTTTTCCTAGAATAGCAACCTTGGAAGCTTTGAGGCGGTCTTACGATTTGGATCAGATGTGGTTGCTTATTCCCCTGGGCATTGTAGGGTGTTTAGCGATCTATAGTGGACTGATTTATCTTTCGAGAGGGCGAGAAGATCTTGATTCCTTGCTTCTGTTCTTGTTCAACGTGTTTATCTTCTTCAAAGAATTGGCTTCTCAGAGAATTCTTTCTAGAATCTTTGATGACCAGGCATTTATGACGATCTCTGGGCTTGGAATCGGAGGGCCATTGGTAGCTGCCAGCATTGCCTTCAAGATTTTGAAAGAACGTCATAATACGAAATTCTCGAATGCCCTGCTCCGGCTTCATACTGCCAATACTATTTTCTTTATCTTACATGCTTTGACCTTATCGAATATTCGTTGGTTACCTATGGTTGATGAACTTACGCCGTTGTTCGTGATGGTCAATGCATTCTTGTTCTTCATTATGTTTGTCCCATATTCTATTTTCATAGCTGTGAAAAGTCATAGTGCCGATCTCATCTTATTCACCTGCGGTATCTTGCTTCTGGCTGCTGGAGTATTGAGCGATTTTTTAAACTCCCAGATGCACCTGGGGTGGCCTTGGTTTTCTATGTGGGGAGCCGTAGGAATGTCTTTGCTCCTTGCCAAGAATAACTCCACCATGTTTGCCCAGGCTTATGATCGAACCAAGCTTCTGTTGCATGAATTGGAATTGAAGAATAGCCAAGTTGAAGAGCTTAATCGCAGTCTTGAAAGAAAAGTCAGAGAAAGAACTTACAGACTACGCTCCTTGTTGGAGCATATACCCCAAGGGATCTTGTCTTTGGGTCGAGGCGGCTTGATCGAAGAAAACTACTCCTTGCAATTAGAAACGATTCTGGGCACCAGCAAGATTGCCCATGAAAGCTTTCAATCTGTAGTCATCAATCGCATTGAAACCAGCCAAGATACCCGAGATCAAATCTGGCAGACACTCCTATGTAGCATTGATGAACCAACATTTAATTTTGAGGTTAACGAAGATAAGCTGCCAAGTGAAATTGATTTTAGAACCCCTGAAGGCAGGGAAAAAACTTTGCAAGTGACTTGGAATATTGAAACGGATGAGTCGGAGGAAGTGGTCGATCATATTCTCGTGACAATGCTGGACATCTCTGCCGAGGTTGAAGCAAGAGATCGGCTAGCACAAAAGGATGCAGACTTGAGAATCATCTCACAGCTGATCGAAGTCGGGGCGGACAAGGCTAATCAGTTCTTTGGCACTGGAGAGCAATTACTCGAAGAATGTCGTAGTCTACTGACACAATATTCAAACAAGGAAGACGACCTTAAGATCTTATTTATCAATGTTCATACCCTCAAAGGATCCGCTAGATCCGTTGGGTTTTCAGCAATTGCTGCAGAATTACATCAAATTGAAACTGATTTTGCCGGTATCTTGCGGTACCAGAAAACTGTCAATCAGCTTGAACTTCGCCAAAGGATGGACTCCATTTTGAGGCTCTACGAACACTATCGGGATATCAATCGAAATGTATTGGGCCGCGAGAATAGCTTCAGTAAGATTACCATCGATCGCGAACTAATCGAAGAGGGGCTAGCCTTGCTCGGTGCTCTTGAAGGGCAAGATCTACCTCACAAAATTGTCAAAGGTCTCCGTAGAAGTAAGGAAGAGCTACAAAGCCTGGTAAAAACTCCCCTGCGAGATACCATCCAAGATGCCATGAAATTAAGTGAAAAAGTTGCTCGTGATTTAGGGAAGCCTAAGCCTCGTATTAGCATCGACTGTGAAAACTGGTCGATTGGTTATGAGGATGAACTCATAATCCGCAAAGCATTTGTACATATCATTCGTAACTCTTTGGATCACGGGATCGAAGCCCCAGAGGAGCGGACTGCCCTGGGTAAGCGAGCGGAAGGCCTCCTGACCGTTAAGGTTGCCAAAAAGTCTGGACAGTTTCTCATCACCTTTTTTGATGATGGTAGGGGTCTCGATCTTGATAAGCTTCGATCTAAGCTCGAAGATCAAGCTTTGCTCCCTCCTGATACTAGTCCGGAAAAATTAGCGGAGTCTATTTTTCTACCGGGAGTGTCTACCAAACAAACCGTGTCGCAGATTTCTGGGCGTGGTATCGGCATGGACGCAATTCGAAAGTTTCTAAGAGAGCGTGATGGCGACGTGACGATCGCGTTGGGCTCTGCTATTGAGGCGGGGCGATACTCTTTTAGTTTAATCCTCACGCTTCCAGCAGAGTCAAGATAA